From a single Nostoc edaphicum CCNP1411 genomic region:
- the urtD gene encoding urea ABC transporter ATP-binding protein UrtD, whose amino-acid sequence MNAKILETENVTVNFDGFRALNQLNFSMDVGELRVVIGPNGAGKTTFLDVITGKVQPTVGRVLFKGRNLRSLPEYRIARLGIGRKFQTPRIYLNLTPRENLEITSNKNKNVFSTLFEASNAVEKNNIKGLLETIGLTPKADIRAALLSHGEKQRLEIGMLVAQSPDLLLVDEPVAGLTDEETYNIGELLLALAQSHSILVIEHDMEFVRQIAKKVTVLHEGSVLCEGNFEEIQNDSRVIEVYLGKQEE is encoded by the coding sequence ATGAACGCGAAAATATTGGAAACTGAAAACGTAACTGTTAATTTTGACGGATTTAGGGCGCTAAATCAGCTTAACTTTAGCATGGATGTGGGTGAATTACGGGTAGTAATTGGCCCCAATGGAGCGGGAAAGACAACATTTCTGGATGTGATTACAGGGAAAGTGCAACCAACCGTTGGGCGAGTTTTATTCAAAGGAAGAAACCTACGTTCTTTACCTGAATATCGAATTGCACGATTGGGAATTGGCCGCAAGTTTCAAACACCTCGAATTTACCTGAATTTAACGCCCCGTGAGAATCTAGAAATTACCAGTAATAAGAATAAAAATGTCTTTTCTACTTTGTTTGAAGCTTCTAATGCTGTTGAAAAGAATAATATTAAAGGATTATTAGAAACCATCGGTTTAACACCTAAAGCTGATATTAGAGCAGCTTTACTTTCCCACGGTGAAAAGCAACGTTTAGAAATTGGGATGTTAGTAGCACAGTCACCAGACTTATTACTGGTTGATGAACCAGTTGCGGGTTTAACAGATGAAGAAACCTATAACATCGGCGAACTGCTTTTAGCATTAGCACAAAGTCATTCAATTTTAGTAATTGAACATGATATGGAATTTGTGCGGCAAATTGCCAAGAAAGTAACAGTTTTACATGAAGGTTCGGTGCTGTGCGAAGGGAATTTTGAGGAAATTCAAAATGACTCTCGTGTTATTGAAGTATATTTGGGAAAACAGGAAGAGTAG
- a CDS encoding tRNA-dihydrouridine synthase family protein: MSQVSPLPQSLHPDLPLTALAPMQDVTNLWFMKVIAHYGSPDYFFTEYFRVNDTSRLNRGILTAITENDTGRPVFAQMIGESIPDLVRTAKELCNYNIAGVDLNMGCPAPRIYRKNVGGGLLLSPEKVDRILGELRSAVNDRPLTVKMRVGFENTDNFYKILDIINRHSIDLLSLHGRTVKDMYHGAVKYDLIAEAVKRVHCPVLANGNIDSAATAVEVLSQTGAAGVMVGRWAIGNPWLFNQIRQALRFETITPVPLVEVRNYIDRLWQTPTAATMPVRSRVGYLKMFLNYIALSVDAEGHFLRLMRQTQTEVEMFNLCDRFLLTDLTKTLALAPSFNLFPNPIPS, translated from the coding sequence ATGTCCCAGGTATCGCCGCTCCCCCAATCGTTGCATCCAGACTTACCCCTCACGGCTCTTGCGCCAATGCAGGATGTAACAAACCTCTGGTTTATGAAGGTGATTGCCCACTACGGCAGTCCTGACTACTTTTTCACCGAGTATTTCCGCGTGAATGACACCTCACGGCTCAATCGTGGCATTTTGACAGCAATCACCGAAAACGACACCGGTCGCCCCGTTTTTGCTCAAATGATTGGCGAAAGCATTCCAGATTTAGTGAGAACAGCAAAGGAACTCTGCAACTATAATATCGCTGGAGTTGACTTGAATATGGGCTGTCCAGCACCTAGAATCTATCGCAAAAATGTTGGGGGTGGATTGTTGCTCTCACCAGAAAAAGTGGATCGGATTTTGGGAGAACTGCGTTCTGCTGTGAACGATCGACCTTTGACCGTTAAGATGCGCGTAGGCTTTGAAAATACAGATAACTTTTACAAAATTCTAGATATAATCAATCGCCACAGCATTGATTTGCTGAGTTTGCATGGTCGCACCGTGAAAGATATGTACCACGGGGCAGTGAAATATGATTTGATTGCTGAAGCAGTCAAACGGGTTCATTGTCCAGTGCTTGCCAATGGCAATATCGACTCTGCGGCAACTGCTGTGGAAGTGCTTTCTCAAACGGGCGCGGCGGGTGTGATGGTGGGACGCTGGGCGATCGGGAATCCTTGGCTTTTTAATCAAATTCGGCAGGCTTTGCGCTTCGAGACGATCACGCCCGTTCCTTTAGTAGAGGTACGCAACTATATCGATCGTTTATGGCAAACCCCCACAGCGGCAACTATGCCAGTGCGATCGCGCGTAGGCTACCTCAAAATGTTCCTCAACTACATTGCCCTAAGTGTTGACGCTGAAGGTCACTTCCTCCGGCTGATGCGACAGACCCAGACCGAGGTAGAAATGTTTAACCTCTGCGATCGCTTTCTCCTTACTGATCTTACGAAAACTTTAGCCCTAGCACCCTCCTTTAACCTTTTCCCAAACCCTATTCCGAGTTAA
- a CDS encoding response regulator, translating to MSKNILIVDDEEDVRAIAKLGLEMGAGWNVLTASSGQEALNVALNHKLDVILLDMMMPDMDGRATLQQLKANPATQKIPVILLTAKFQQSDRESFTDLDVAAIFAKPFRPLKLAEQISEVLGS from the coding sequence ATGAGCAAAAATATCTTGATTGTTGATGATGAAGAAGATGTGCGGGCGATCGCAAAGTTGGGATTAGAAATGGGTGCTGGCTGGAATGTTTTGACAGCTAGTTCTGGTCAAGAAGCCTTAAACGTAGCTCTTAACCATAAACTAGATGTCATCCTACTAGATATGATGATGCCTGATATGGATGGGCGTGCAACTCTGCAACAATTGAAAGCTAACCCCGCCACTCAAAAAATTCCAGTAATTTTATTAACAGCCAAATTTCAGCAATCGGATCGAGAGAGTTTTACTGATTTGGATGTTGCTGCTATTTTTGCCAAGCCTTTCCGTCCATTGAAACTGGCAGAGCAAATCAGTGAAGTTCTGGGCAGTTAG
- a CDS encoding ATP-binding protein, protein MPKEPLNLPKADILVIDDTPENLNLLSAMLTEQGYKVRSVTKGSTGLRGANAVPPDLILLDVNMPEMNGYEVCQHLKANDRTREIPVIFISALGDVLDKVKAFAVGGVDYITKPFQLEEVLARIENHLTIWKLQQQLQAQNERLQQEIYDRAKAEEKFTKVFRSSPNPIAIATISEARFIDVNPSFLKMSGYCLEEVIGDTVAELNFGKDAVAIAQTIQLLSDTGSLYNQEFEFSTKSGEVKTILLSIELIDLGGVQCALLIANDITERKRLENEFISLVSHELRTPLTSTMGALDLLGAGQLGTLTEQGQKVLSIATTNTERLIRLINDILDLERMKSVKIFMQKVKCNAADLLIMATETMQAMADKLQVKLIVDPLAIELWADPDRLLQTLTNLISNAIKFSEPGDTVWISATLAEHKGVELGENDHSSTQSPLLPSFLLITIRDEGRGIPKDKLQLIFERFQQVDASDSRKKGGTGLGLAICRNIVQQHNGKIWVQSTLGEGSTFYVLLPLPAF, encoded by the coding sequence ATGCCTAAAGAGCCACTCAACTTGCCAAAAGCAGACATACTGGTGATTGATGACACGCCAGAAAACCTAAACCTCCTATCTGCCATGCTGACGGAACAGGGATATAAAGTTCGCAGCGTAACTAAAGGTTCTACGGGGTTACGGGGAGCAAATGCAGTTCCCCCAGACCTGATTTTGTTGGATGTGAATATGCCGGAGATGAATGGCTATGAAGTCTGCCAACACCTGAAGGCAAACGATCGCACCCGCGAAATTCCGGTGATTTTTATCAGCGCTTTGGGTGATGTGCTGGATAAGGTGAAAGCGTTTGCAGTTGGTGGCGTGGACTATATAACTAAGCCTTTTCAACTAGAAGAGGTTTTAGCACGAATTGAAAATCACTTGACGATTTGGAAGCTGCAACAACAACTCCAAGCCCAAAATGAGCGGTTGCAGCAGGAAATTTATGATCGCGCCAAAGCAGAAGAGAAGTTCACTAAAGTTTTTCGCTCTAGTCCCAATCCGATCGCGATCGCTACCATTTCGGAAGCTCGTTTTATTGATGTCAATCCCAGTTTCTTGAAGATGAGCGGCTATTGTCTAGAGGAAGTGATTGGTGACACGGTTGCTGAACTTAATTTCGGTAAGGATGCAGTAGCGATCGCTCAGACCATCCAACTTTTATCTGATACTGGGTCACTCTATAATCAGGAATTTGAATTTTCTACCAAGTCTGGAGAGGTCAAGACTATACTGCTATCTATCGAATTGATTGACCTGGGTGGGGTGCAATGCGCTTTATTGATTGCCAACGACATCACCGAACGTAAACGCTTGGAAAACGAATTTATCTCTTTAGTTAGTCACGAATTACGTACACCTTTAACCTCTACAATGGGAGCGTTAGATTTATTGGGTGCAGGACAATTAGGAACTCTAACTGAACAGGGACAAAAAGTTCTGAGCATTGCTACTACTAATACTGAACGACTGATCCGATTGATAAATGATATTCTCGATTTAGAGCGGATGAAATCAGTCAAAATCTTCATGCAGAAGGTGAAGTGCAACGCTGCTGATCTGCTGATTATGGCAACAGAAACAATGCAGGCAATGGCAGATAAATTGCAAGTTAAACTGATTGTCGATCCTCTAGCAATTGAACTTTGGGCAGATCCCGATCGCCTATTACAAACTCTGACTAACTTAATAAGTAATGCTATTAAGTTTTCTGAACCAGGTGATACCGTGTGGATAAGTGCCACACTCGCAGAACACAAGGGTGTTGAGTTGGGAGAAAATGACCATTCTTCAACACAAAGCCCTCTATTACCCAGTTTCCTGCTGATTACTATTCGAGATGAAGGGCGAGGAATTCCTAAAGATAAATTGCAACTAATCTTCGAGCGCTTTCAGCAGGTAGATGCATCCGACTCCCGCAAAAAAGGAGGAACAGGTTTAGGACTGGCTATTTGCCGAAATATTGTCCAGCAACATAACGGTAAAATCTGGGTTCAGAGCACTTTGGGTGAAGGTAGCACGTTTTATGTACTGTTACCTTTACCAGCTTTCTAA
- a CDS encoding cupin domain-containing protein has protein sequence MQSSTIRKPTILAPGEGNQFSILGSHFTTKVTGEETNQAWTIYEITDTEENGPPLHTHPWEEAFYVLEGELDIQVGTETILASPGFFVNIPHNAPHAFKIRSATAKFLVLVSPKGAKNFYEEMGQVADSSSLNMEKVQPVLNKYGLQFLA, from the coding sequence ATGCAAAGTTCAACCATACGTAAACCAACTATTCTTGCACCAGGAGAAGGTAATCAATTCTCAATTCTTGGTTCACATTTTACAACAAAAGTAACTGGGGAAGAGACAAATCAAGCTTGGACGATTTATGAAATTACAGATACAGAAGAAAATGGCCCGCCACTGCACACTCACCCTTGGGAAGAAGCATTTTATGTTCTAGAAGGGGAATTAGACATCCAAGTTGGTACAGAAACAATTTTGGCATCACCAGGCTTTTTCGTTAACATTCCTCACAATGCACCACACGCCTTCAAGATTCGTTCTGCTACTGCTAAATTTCTGGTTTTAGTTTCACCTAAAGGTGCAAAAAACTTTTATGAAGAAATGGGTCAAGTCGCAGATAGTTCATCGTTAAACATGGAAAAAGTGCAACCTGTTTTGAACAAATATGGATTGCAATTTCTTGCGTGA